A section of the Streptomyces sp. CG1 genome encodes:
- a CDS encoding IS110 family transposase: MEEIVERCAGLDVHRDTVVANVRVPEEPPEGVTQTFGTTWPDLLALRDWLMAYQVTLIGMESTGVYWKPVYYALEDAAECWLLNARHMHNVPGRKTDVADAAWIAQLIQHGLVKPSFVPPRDIRETRMFTRYRKAQIDERGREAQRLDKVLQDAGVKLSSVATDILGVSGRAMMAALTEGTRDPQVLSDLAKGKLRSKIPLLRRALDGRFGHVHGVLVAEILAKLEYLDEAITRLGEEIEAVLAPHLAQLQLLVTIPGIGLRTAQMLTGEIGTDMSRFGSAKALASWAGVCPGNWESAGKSRTGRSRKGPKWLGAALHECAMAAIRSKGSYLHAQYQRIKPRADTPAPSRRWSTPSSSRSTTCSTAASPTRTWAPTTSPGAIPPTARPPTTSPNSATSATRSPPNLPQPDDQLRKVFTSESDPEDLAHISPYLTEHINRFGEYSTHELAIQPEAYGPKPDVDFTPLREQDLTAAGLGQAA, from the coding sequence ATGGAGGAGATCGTCGAACGCTGTGCCGGGCTGGATGTCCACCGCGACACCGTGGTGGCCAACGTCCGCGTCCCCGAGGAACCGCCCGAGGGAGTCACCCAGACGTTCGGCACCACCTGGCCGGACCTGCTCGCGCTGCGCGACTGGCTGATGGCCTATCAGGTCACCCTGATCGGGATGGAATCGACTGGCGTCTACTGGAAGCCCGTGTATTACGCGCTGGAGGACGCGGCCGAGTGCTGGCTCCTGAACGCCCGGCACATGCACAACGTCCCCGGGCGCAAGACCGACGTCGCCGACGCGGCCTGGATCGCCCAGCTCATCCAGCACGGGCTGGTCAAACCGAGTTTCGTGCCGCCCAGGGACATCCGCGAAACGCGGATGTTCACCCGCTACCGCAAGGCTCAGATCGACGAACGCGGCCGCGAGGCCCAGCGCCTGGACAAGGTCCTGCAGGACGCAGGGGTGAAACTGTCCTCGGTCGCCACCGACATCCTCGGCGTCTCCGGGCGGGCCATGATGGCCGCCCTGACCGAGGGCACCCGTGACCCACAGGTCCTTTCCGACCTGGCCAAAGGCAAGCTCCGCTCCAAGATCCCGCTCCTGCGCAGGGCCCTGGACGGCCGGTTCGGCCACGTCCACGGGGTGCTCGTCGCGGAGATCCTGGCCAAACTGGAGTACCTGGACGAGGCGATCACCCGCCTCGGCGAGGAGATCGAAGCCGTCCTGGCCCCGCACCTGGCCCAGCTCCAGCTGCTGGTCACCATCCCCGGCATCGGCCTGCGCACCGCCCAGATGCTGACCGGCGAGATCGGCACGGACATGAGCCGCTTCGGCTCGGCCAAGGCCCTCGCCTCCTGGGCCGGGGTCTGCCCCGGCAACTGGGAATCGGCCGGCAAGTCCCGCACCGGCCGCTCCCGCAAGGGCCCCAAATGGCTCGGCGCCGCCCTGCACGAATGCGCCATGGCCGCTATCCGCTCCAAGGGCAGCTACCTGCACGCCCAGTACCAGCGGATCAAACCCCGCGCGGACACGCCCGCGCCCTCAAGGCGGTGGAGCACTCCATCATCGTCGCGCTCTACCACATGCTCGACCGCGGCCAGCCCTACCAGGACCTGGGCGCCGACTACTTCACCCGGCGCCATTCCCCCGACCGCCAGGCCGCCCACCACCTCGCCAAACTCCGCGACCTCGGCTACCAGGTCACCGCCGAACCTCCCGCAGCCTGACGATCAACTGCGGAAGGTTTTCACCTCAGAGTCCGACCCGGAGGACCTGGCGCACATCTCGCCGTACCTGACCGAACACATCAACCGGTTCGGCGAGTACAGCACCCACGAACTCGCCATCCAGCCCGAGGCGTACGGCCCGAAACCCGACGTCGACTTCACCCCGCTGCGCGAGCAGGACCTGACCGCGGCCGGTCTCGGCCAGGCTGCCTGA